The nucleotide sequence CTCCGCGTAGGCGGAGCGCAGCGGGTCGCCCTGCATGCGGTCGACGGCCACCTGGCTGGCGGGGGGCCGGCCCGTGCTCTCGTACATGGCCGTCTGCGCCTCGGGGCGGGTGAGGTAGTTGGCGGCGAAGTCCTGGGCCGCCATCGGGTTCTGCGCGTTGGCGTTGACGAAGAACGCCTGGACGCCCACGAACGGGCGGGCCTCCTCGCCCCCGGCCGGGGGCACGGGCAGGACGCTCACGTCCATCCCGGCGGCCTCGACATCGGTCAGCTCCCACGGGCCGCCCAGGTGGAAGGCGGACTCGCCGTTGAGGAAGGACTCCTTGGCGATGTCCGGGGTCATGGAGGTGCGCAGGTCCCCGGAGGCTCCGAGCTCCTGCAGGTAGCGGGCGAACTCGTTGCCGTCCTCGCCCCCCATGGTGAGGTTGCCGGTGTACTCCCCCTCCGCGGTGCGCTCGAACACCTCGGCCCCGAACGAGGTCTGCAGGGCGTAGAGATGGTACGGGTCGCCGGCCTCGGGCGACTGGCTCACCGTGAAGGGGTACTCGATGCCCCGCTCCTCCATGAGCCGGTGACCGATCGCCCGTAGCTCGTCGAACGTGGCGGGGTCCTGGGCGGCGAGCTCGTTGTTGCGCAGCATCGCCACGTTCTCGATCGCGTACGGCACCCCGTAGCTCACCCCGTCGTAGACCACGGCCTCCCGGGCGTTCTCGGTGAAGTCCTCCGCCCGGTCCCCCATCTCCACGGGGACGACGACGCCGTTGGACGCCAGCTGCCCGAGGTTGTCGTGCGGCGAGACGATGATGTCGGGGGCCTGCCCCGTGGGCGACTGGGAGATGAAGTTGGAGATCGCCTGCGCGTTGATCTCCCGCTGGACGAACTCCACCTCCACCCCGGTGTCGGCGGTGAATTCCTCGGCGATCTGCTGGAGGGCGGGGATCTCGTCGGATCCCGCCTGGATCTTGATGCTGCCCGGCCCGCCGGCCAGGCCGGCGACCCCGGCCGTGGGCGCCGACGAGCACCCCGCGAGCAGGAGCACGGCACCGACGGCGCAGGCCGCCCGGTGGAGGTGTTTCATGGTGGGGTTCCTCGATGTCTTCCGTGGTCGCGCGGTCGCGACGGCCGTCGGTCTGCGGGGGTGGTGCGGGTCGGTGGGGCTGCTGCCGCCGGGGGCTTCACCCGGGAGGTGAGTTGGCTCACTACTGTAAGCGTTACCACCACGGCTGTCCACACCCGATACAGCACCCGCCTTGCCAATGCACTCGATGTGATAGCGCTTCCAGTCTGTGGGGATCCGCTCTACGATGGACCGCATGTCCACGACCTACGGTGCGCTGCAGTCCCTGCGCCTCACACCCGTCCACGACCGCGACCAGGAGCCGAAGTGGTGGCGCTCCTCGGTGATCTACCAGGTGTATCCCCGCTCGTTCCGGGACCTCGACGGGGACGGTGTCGGCGACCTCGCCGGCATCACCGCCGAGCTGGGACAGCTGGCGGAGCTGGACATCGACGCGATCTGGCTCTCCCCCTTCTATCCCTCCCCGCAGCTCGACGGCGGCTACGACGTGAGCGACTACTGCGACGTCGACCCCTCCTTCGGCACCCTCGCGGACTTCGACGCACTGGTCTCGGCCGCGGACGCCCTGTCGATCCGGGTGATCATCGACCTCGTGCCCAACCACTGCTCGCAGGAGCACGTCCTGTTCCGGCAGGCCCTCGCGGCGGGTCCCGACGCCCCGGAGCGCGACCTGTTCGTCTTCCGGGACGGCCGCGGCGCGTCCGGGCAGCTGCCCCCCAACAACTGGCAGTCCCACTTCGGGGGCCCGGCCTGGACCCGGGTGACCGAGTCCGACGGGCAGCCCGGCCAGTGGTACCTCCACCTGTTCGACTCGTCGCAGCCCGACTTCAACTGGGACAACGAGCTGGTCCGCCAGGAGTTCGAGCGGGTGCTGTGCTTCTGGCTCGACCGCGGCGTCGCCGGCTTCCGGGTGGACGTGGCGCACGCGCTCATCAAGGCGGAGGGCCTCCCGGACTGGGACGGGCGGGCCGACGGGGGGAGCATCCCGGGCTACCCGTTCACCGACGCCCCGATGTTCGGGCAGCCGCAGATCCACGACATCTACCGGCGCTGGCGCGAGGTGCTCGCGGAGTACGACGGCGAGCGGATCCTCTGCGCCGAGGCGAGCGTGGACCCGCTGGACCGCCTGGCCGACTGGGTGCGCCCCGACCAGATGCACCAGACGTTCAACTTCTCCTACCTGGCGGCGCCGTGGGACGCCGCGGAGCTGCGCCGGATCATCACCTCCTCCCTCGAGGCGTTCGACGCGGTCGGGGCCCCCACCACCTGGGTGCTGTCCAACCACGACGTCGTGCGGCACCCGACCCGCCTGGCGCTGACCGCGGACTCCCCGCGCCCGGGTGACGGCCGCGGGCCCGAGGACGAGCAGCCGGACCACGTGCTGGGCACGCGGCGGGCACGTGCCGCGTCCCTGCTCATGCTCGGCCTGCCGGGCGGCGTGTACCTGTACCAGGGGGAGGAGCTGGGCCTGCCGGACCACACGACCCTCCCCCACGACGTCCGCCAGGACCCGACCTACCACCGGACCGGCGGGAGCCGGCTCGGCCGTGACGGCTGCCGGGTGCCGCTGCCCTGGACCAGCACCGGGGCGTCCCTGGGCTACAGCGCCACGGGCGAGGCCTGGCTCCCGCAGCCCCAGGGCTGGGCGGAGCTCTCGCGCGAGGCGCAGCGCCACGACCCGGCGTCCACGCTGTCCCTCTACCGCTCCGCGCTGGCGCTGCGGCGCGAGCACGGGCTCGGCTCGGGCTCGCTCGCGTGGGCGGAGGACCTCACGGGCCCGGAGTGTCTCGGGCTCGTCAACAACGGCGTCCTGGTGCTGCTGAACACGGGCTCCGCCCCGGTCGAGCTGCCGGACCTGCCGGTCCTGCTCCGCAGCGGGTCCCCGGCCTCCGCGCCGCATATCCTGGACCCGGAGGAGTGCGCATGGCTGCAGACGGAGGACCCCGGCACGACCGGACGATGAACCCACCCCGGCTCCAGGACGTCGCCGCGCGGGCGGGCGTGTCCACCGCGACCGTCTCCCGCGCGCTCAGCGGCAAGGGGCACGTCTCGCCCCGCGCCCGGGCCCGGGTCCGCGAGGCGGCGCAGGAGCTGGGCTTCGTCGTGTCCTACCACGCCTCGAGCCTGGCGAGCGGCCGGAGCCGCAACATCGGGGTGGTCCTCCCCCACGTCGACCGGTGGTACTTCTCCACCGTCCTCGAAGGAGTGGCCGGCGCGCTCATGGAGGCCGGGTACGACCTGACCCTCTACAACTTCGAGGGGGACCGCTACCGGGAGACCGTGCTGACCGACTTCCTGCTGCGCAAGCGCCTGGACGCGGCCGTGGCGGTGTCCCTGCACCTGGACCCGGCGGAGACGGAGCAGATGTTCGCCGCCGGCATCCCCCTCGTCGGGGTCGGGGGCCCGCTGGTGGGGGCGCCCACCATCAGCATCGACGACCTCGACGTCGGGCGCCGCGCGACGCAGCACCTCATCGGGCTGGGCCACCGGCGGATCGCGCACCTCGGCGGGGCCGAGGAGGGCAGTCGCTACTTCCCCATGTCCAGCGACCGCCGGGACGGCTGGGAGCAGGCGATGGCGGACGCCGGGCTGGCCGTGGAACCCGCGTGGTCGCTCGTCGCGGACTACACGTTCACCGACGCGTACCAGCAGGCCAAGAATCTCCTGGCGGACCCCGCCGACCGCCCGACCGCCATCTTCGCCTCGTCCGACGAGATGGCGGCCGGGACGATCCTGGCGGCGCGGGACCTCGGGCTCACCGTGCCCGGGGACCTGTCCGTCATCGGCGTCGACGCCCACCCCATCGGGGAGGCCTTCGGCCTGACGACCCTGGACCAGCACGCCCGGCAGCAGGGCACCCGCGCTGTGGAGCGGCTCCTCGAGCACCTGGCCGGAGGGAGCCGCGAACCGTCGAACGAGCTCTTCCCGGCCCACTTCGTCGCCCGCTCCTCCACCGGCCCGGCCCCGGCCTCCGACCACCGCCCCTGACCCGGCGGTCGGCGCGGAGGGAGCGCAGGACGGGCCGGTCAGGCCACGGTGAAGGTCCGCTCGTGCCACCCGGAGGCGCCGTCCGGGGCGGGCGGGGCCTGCTCGGCGGTCTGGACGGTCCCGTCCCGGTCCACGGCCCGCACCCGCGCGGTGTGCCGGCCGCCCGGGAGGTCGGCGCGCAGGACCCACTGCCGCCAGGTGTCGTCCGTGCCCACGGAGCCCAGCTCGGCGTCCTGCCACGGCCCCCCGTCCACGCTGACCTGCACGGCGGCGATCCCGGTGTGCTGGGCCCAGGCCGTGCCGGCGAGGACCGCGGGCCCGGCCTCCGTGCGCCCGCCCTCGGCCGGCACCTCGATGCGGGAGGACATCTTGATCGGTCCCCGGGCCGTCCAGCCGCGCGAGGTCCAGTACGCCTCCGCCCGGTCGAAGCGGGTGACCTCGAGGTCCACGACCCACTTGGTCGCCGAGACGTAGCCGTAGAGCCCCGGCACGACCATCCGCACGGGGTACCCGTGCTCGAACGGCAGCGGCTCCCCGTTCATGGTCACCGCGAGCAGGGAGTCCCGGCCGGGGTCGGTCAGGGCCTCGAGCGGGGTGCTCGCCGTGAACCCGTCCTCGGAGGTCGAGAGCACCATGTCCGCCTCGGCGGAGGGCCCGGCCTCGGCGAGCAGGTCCCGGATCGGCACGCCGGTCCACACCGCGTTGCCCACGAGGTCGCCGCCCACGGGGTTGGACACGCACGCCAGCGTCACGATCCGCTCGAGGAGCGGCCGGGCCGTGAGGTCGTCGAAGCGCAGCGTCAGCTCGCGCTCCACCATGCCGTGGATGCGCAGCTCCCACGCGTCCACGTCGATGCGCGGCACGGACAGGGCCGTGTCGATGCGGTAGAAGTCGTCGGCGGGCGTGAGCCAGGGCTCCACGTCCG is from Kocuria rosea and encodes:
- a CDS encoding sugar ABC transporter substrate-binding protein, which gives rise to MKHLHRAACAVGAVLLLAGCSSAPTAGVAGLAGGPGSIKIQAGSDEIPALQQIAEEFTADTGVEVEFVQREINAQAISNFISQSPTGQAPDIIVSPHDNLGQLASNGVVVPVEMGDRAEDFTENAREAVVYDGVSYGVPYAIENVAMLRNNELAAQDPATFDELRAIGHRLMEERGIEYPFTVSQSPEAGDPYHLYALQTSFGAEVFERTAEGEYTGNLTMGGEDGNEFARYLQELGASGDLRTSMTPDIAKESFLNGESAFHLGGPWELTDVEAAGMDVSVLPVPPAGGEEARPFVGVQAFFVNANAQNPMAAQDFAANYLTRPEAQTAMYESTGRPPASQVAVDRMQGDPLRSAYAEIAETGLPMPAIPEMGAVWSFWGTTQNAVVDGRGDPVELWNRMIDNIEGQI
- a CDS encoding glycoside hydrolase family 13 protein yields the protein MSTTYGALQSLRLTPVHDRDQEPKWWRSSVIYQVYPRSFRDLDGDGVGDLAGITAELGQLAELDIDAIWLSPFYPSPQLDGGYDVSDYCDVDPSFGTLADFDALVSAADALSIRVIIDLVPNHCSQEHVLFRQALAAGPDAPERDLFVFRDGRGASGQLPPNNWQSHFGGPAWTRVTESDGQPGQWYLHLFDSSQPDFNWDNELVRQEFERVLCFWLDRGVAGFRVDVAHALIKAEGLPDWDGRADGGSIPGYPFTDAPMFGQPQIHDIYRRWREVLAEYDGERILCAEASVDPLDRLADWVRPDQMHQTFNFSYLAAPWDAAELRRIITSSLEAFDAVGAPTTWVLSNHDVVRHPTRLALTADSPRPGDGRGPEDEQPDHVLGTRRARAASLLMLGLPGGVYLYQGEELGLPDHTTLPHDVRQDPTYHRTGGSRLGRDGCRVPLPWTSTGASLGYSATGEAWLPQPQGWAELSREAQRHDPASTLSLYRSALALRREHGLGSGSLAWAEDLTGPECLGLVNNGVLVLLNTGSAPVELPDLPVLLRSGSPASAPHILDPEECAWLQTEDPGTTGR
- a CDS encoding molybdopterin-dependent oxidoreductase gives rise to the protein MTSTADRPDTGRRRRAPVDLGPWILAGVAATALAVGLAELLAWVTGPVGAPLTAVGGVIVDAVPAPVKDAAIALFGTADKLVLLLVMAAGLVAVGTGIGAAQRANPPMGTVLLGVLGLLGLLAVLTRAGPTVADTVPVVVGTGAGALFLTVLTRRTAPSAQPGAALDRRGFVRVSAAAAVLGAAAGVAGRWAAAAAARAPAARDLLRIPAPAVRDPVPAGADLGVADVEPWLTPADDFYRIDTALSVPRIDVDAWELRIHGMVERELTLRFDDLTARPLLERIVTLACVSNPVGGDLVGNAVWTGVPIRDLLAEAGPSAEADMVLSTSEDGFTASTPLEALTDPGRDSLLAVTMNGEPLPFEHGYPVRMVVPGLYGYVSATKWVVDLEVTRFDRAEAYWTSRGWTARGPIKMSSRIEVPAEGGRTEAGPAVLAGTAWAQHTGIAAVQVSVDGGPWQDAELGSVGTDDTWRQWVLRADLPGGRHTARVRAVDRDGTVQTAEQAPPAPDGASGWHERTFTVA
- a CDS encoding LacI family DNA-binding transcriptional regulator, which codes for MAADGGPRHDRTMNPPRLQDVAARAGVSTATVSRALSGKGHVSPRARARVREAAQELGFVVSYHASSLASGRSRNIGVVLPHVDRWYFSTVLEGVAGALMEAGYDLTLYNFEGDRYRETVLTDFLLRKRLDAAVAVSLHLDPAETEQMFAAGIPLVGVGGPLVGAPTISIDDLDVGRRATQHLIGLGHRRIAHLGGAEEGSRYFPMSSDRRDGWEQAMADAGLAVEPAWSLVADYTFTDAYQQAKNLLADPADRPTAIFASSDEMAAGTILAARDLGLTVPGDLSVIGVDAHPIGEAFGLTTLDQHARQQGTRAVERLLEHLAGGSREPSNELFPAHFVARSSTGPAPASDHRP